The following are from one region of the Capsicum annuum cultivar UCD-10X-F1 chromosome 1, UCD10Xv1.1, whole genome shotgun sequence genome:
- the LOC107874878 gene encoding protein downstream neighbor of Son: MVKVAAAGLVHQSTGLKFGGGGGSKVTTTTLKRKTPSELRGEQLKRKNIVELVDESTASNGGSWSAVLPGPKRCDVSKNPRYVDTRVDELFPARKSSIRLNLASRKETGKENIPAEDSGSTKNCYVPSAFPAEHQQRSKCPEFSLASTVTGKNREAETCGTSERCSENTFRSVTELSLGSEDVHGLSTVDMDKALRGLATHEHLGVAAKISESSETDDGRRAKFFCSEFHVPCKMTPLDLTMKTNIRVLSSSSINWFHRLINCDTSSVVARSSVKCFKRQKMTSLSEVNSVSQAINPVSLHSWMYPQSPIPPSVISALTLSASVGGQLDFLSERQLTWQDSFRSLYYMLRKNVCSIFYVCTAQFVIMFTSSCSEENKCVCNSYISQSTRGLRSLLKEHDVSYSMPLCHSKLEELSTEELVELSEIEKQNLGQTRRRSAMSDVDNRPDSLLAFTGNKNVHSLYDFILNYRYFLTSLTGVDVPVLYSPVPFENAALTAPEVRCKEVRRVDQVAFQGMESNGACEPNQQPSSGMCYSVEIKGRYLAPWVTSAICDAFSSNSTSFEASFITEPTSVNLNTSLDITGKCSDPEVSATEDMDKGSLCFGIPNTKFYSQIHSCFLKGLKYNVGSYTAFLSPV; encoded by the exons ATGGTGAAGGTTGCTGCTGCGGGTTTGGTACATCAATCAACTGGACTTAagtttggtggtggtggtggttctAAAGTCACTACCACCACATTGAAACGAAAAACTCCATCGGAGTTGCGT GGAGAACAATTGAAGAGAAAGAATATTGTGGAACTAGTGGATGAATCAACAGCTTCAAATGGTGGCTCATGGAG TGCTGTTCTTCCAGGGCCCAAGAGATGCGATGTATCGAAGAACCCAAGATATGTCGATACTCGTGTGGACGAGCTATTTCCTGCCAGAAAAAGCAGCATAAGGCTGAATTTGGCTTCGAGAAAAGAAACTGGCAAG GAAAATATTCCTGCAGAGGATAGTGGTAGTACTAAAAATTGTTATGTTCCTTCAGCTTTCCCTGCTGAGCATCAACAGCGATCGAAATG CCCAGAATTCTCTCTTGCTTCAACTGTAACTGGAAAAAATCGTGAAGCCGAAACTTGTGGCACAAGCGAAAGGTGCAGCGAGAATACCTTCCGCAGTGTCACTGAGCTGTCACTGGGTAGTGAAGATGTACATGGCCTGTCTACTGTTGATATG GATAAAGCCTTAAGAGGACTGGCTACTCATGAGCATCTAGGTGTTGCTGCTAAAATTTCTGAATCCTCTGAAACTGATGATGGTAGAAGGGCAAAATTTTTTTGCTCAGAATTCCATGTCCCATGCAAGATGACCCCATTGGATTTGACGATGAAAACTAACATACGAGTTTTGTCCTCATCTTCCATCAATTG GTTTCATAGGTTGATCAATTGTGATACCAGCAGTGTGGTCGCGAGGTCCTCAGTTAAATGTTTTAAGAGACAAAAGATGACCAGTTTATCTGAAGTGAATTCTGTTTCCCAAGCGATTAATCCAGTGTCATTGCATTCCTGGATGTATCCTCAGTCTCCTATACCGCCTTCAGTTATATCAGCTTTAACCTTGTCTGCTTCAGTGGGAG GGCAACTGGACTTCTTAAGTGAAAGGCAGCTAACATGGCAGGATTCATTTCGAAGTTTATATTACATGCTTCGGAAGAATGTTTGCAGCATCTTCTATG TTTGCACTGCTCAGTTTGTGATCATGTTCACCAGTTCTTGTTCTGAGGAGAACAAATGTGTTTGTAACTCGTATATATCTCAGTCAACCCGGGGTTTGAGGTCATTACTCAAAGAACAT GATGTTTCTTATTCTATGCCGCTTTGCCACTCAAAGTTGGAGGAGCTTAGTACAGAAGAACTGGTTGAGCTTTCAGAGATTGAGAAACAAAATCTGGGCCAG ACCAGGCGGCGGAGTGCAATGTCTGATGTGGATAATAGGCCGGATTCCCTGTTGGCATTCACTGGAAATAAGAATGTTCATTCTTTATATGACTTCATATTGAACTATCG atatttcttaacttctctaactGGTGTGGATGTCCCTGTGCTGTATTCACCTGTCCCATTTGAGAATGCTGCACTCACTGCACCTGAG GTTAGATGCAAGGAGGTCAGAAGAGTTGATCAGGTAGCTTTTCAAGGAATGGAGTCGAATGGTGCTTGTGAGCCTAATCAACAACCATCTTCTGGAATGTGCTATAGTGTTGAAATTAAGGGTCGATACCTTGCCCCATGGGTAACCTCCGCTATATGTGATGCTTTCAGCTCTAACAGCACAAGTTTTGAGGCTAG TTTCATCACAGAGCCAACTTCAGTTAACTTAAATACTAGTCTCGACATTACTGGGAAATGTTCCGATCCAGAAGTTTCAGCAACTGAAGACATGGACAAGGGTAGCCTCTGTTTCGGTATCccaaataccaaattttattcCCAGATACATTCTTGTTTTCTGAAGGGGTTGAAGTACAATGTTGGTTCTTAcactgcttttctttcacctgtTTGA